One window of Chloroflexota bacterium genomic DNA carries:
- a CDS encoding carboxypeptidase M32 gives MNEKFLELKNRLAEIHDLTKISWVLGWDQRVMMPQKGSAVRAEQLATLEKVRLEKFISDEMGRLLDDLLPYEESLPYDSDEASLIRVTRRDYQKARRVPPELEAEMARTAANATEAWIEARQKSDFSIFLPHLQKNVELKHKYVECFDEVEHVYDPLLDDYEPGMKTAEVRAVFDDLKKDLVPLIAAINQKADSVSDACLRGHFPVDKQREFSLSIVERFGFNPDSWRLDPTVHPFASSSATTDIRITTRYREDFVNAAMFGTMHECGHGLYENGISPALERTPLCRGVSLGLHESQSRMWENLVGRSRPFWRHFYPKLQAAFPDQFNGVEMETFYRAINKVQPSLIRVEADEATYNLHIILRFELEQEMMEGKVALRDLPEAWNARMKSYLGVDVPNDAQGVLQDIHWSSGGIGYFSTYSLGNIISCQIWEKVLEALPDIYEQFERGEFMALREWLRENLHKHGRKFTPKETLEKVAGSSINVGPYVKYLKSKYGEIYGL, from the coding sequence ATGAACGAAAAATTTCTCGAACTCAAAAACCGCCTCGCCGAAATTCACGACCTCACCAAAATTTCGTGGGTGCTGGGTTGGGATCAACGGGTGATGATGCCGCAAAAAGGCTCGGCCGTGCGGGCCGAGCAGTTGGCGACGCTCGAAAAGGTGCGGCTGGAAAAATTCATCTCCGATGAAATGGGCCGCCTGCTCGACGACCTTTTGCCTTATGAAGAAAGCCTGCCCTACGACTCCGACGAAGCAAGCCTGATCCGTGTAACGCGGCGCGATTACCAAAAGGCACGCCGCGTGCCCCCGGAACTGGAAGCCGAGATGGCCCGCACCGCCGCCAACGCCACCGAGGCCTGGATCGAAGCCCGCCAGAAATCCGACTTCTCGATTTTCCTGCCGCACTTGCAGAAGAACGTCGAACTCAAACACAAATACGTGGAATGCTTCGACGAGGTGGAGCACGTTTACGATCCTCTGCTCGACGACTACGAGCCGGGCATGAAGACCGCCGAAGTGCGGGCCGTGTTCGACGACCTCAAGAAAGACCTGGTTCCCCTCATCGCCGCCATCAACCAAAAAGCCGACTCGGTCAGTGACGCCTGCCTGCGCGGCCACTTCCCCGTTGACAAACAACGCGAGTTCTCGTTGAGCATCGTCGAGCGCTTCGGCTTCAACCCCGACTCGTGGCGGCTCGACCCGACGGTTCATCCCTTTGCTAGCAGTTCGGCCACCACCGACATCCGCATCACCACCCGCTATCGCGAAGATTTCGTCAACGCCGCCATGTTTGGCACGATGCACGAGTGCGGCCATGGCCTGTACGAAAACGGCATCAGCCCGGCGCTGGAGCGCACCCCGCTCTGCCGGGGCGTCTCGCTCGGCCTGCACGAGTCACAAAGCCGCATGTGGGAAAACTTAGTCGGGCGCAGTCGGCCATTTTGGCGGCACTTCTATCCCAAACTGCAGGCCGCCTTCCCGGATCAATTTAATGGGGTGGAGATGGAGACGTTCTATCGGGCGATCAACAAGGTTCAGCCGTCATTGATCCGGGTGGAAGCCGACGAGGCCACTTACAACCTGCACATCATCTTGCGCTTCGAGTTGGAGCAGGAAATGATGGAAGGCAAGGTCGCCCTGCGCGACCTGCCCGAAGCCTGGAACGCCCGCATGAAGTCTTATCTTGGCGTGGACGTGCCAAACGACGCTCAGGGTGTTCTGCAAGACATTCACTGGTCGAGCGGCGGCATCGGCTACTTCTCCACTTACTCGCTGGGCAACATCATCTCCTGCCAGATTTGGGAGAAGGTGTTGGAAGCCCTGCCGGATATTTACGAGCAATTCGAGCGCGGCGAGTTCATGGCCTTGCGCGAGTGGTTGCGCGAGAATCTGCACAAGCACGGGCGCAAGTTCACCCCGAAGGAGACGCTAGAGAAAGTGGCAGGCAGTTCCATCAACGTTGGGCCGTATGTGAAGTATCTCAAGAGCAAGTACGGCGAGATTTACGGTTTGTAA
- a CDS encoding arginase family protein, with protein MDYLLKPHATPQHRFAYIGIPHDAATSIGNPGARFAPAALRESLRGVFEWRLRDGKLADIDEGLIDLSAVEVADFGDVALSYYDTQKTVEESYALVRQALDAGYIPLVVGGDHGISYPAIKALHDTRSGRIGLIQLDAHRDLMHFSDRQGRFSGSSGMRRSLELERLAGPNLVQVGLRGYTTVEQFEMGDELEVRRISATRFAAMGPKAAAEQALAWASDGTEAVYLTVDMDVLNSGEAPGAGWPEPGGLTGQQVIDFLRIVAPHCAAMDIAELNPLYDSPARATAILAARLLLDFITARVRAAA; from the coding sequence ATGGATTATCTTCTAAAACCCCATGCCACCCCTCAACACCGCTTTGCCTACATCGGCATTCCGCACGACGCCGCCACCAGCATCGGCAACCCCGGCGCGCGGTTTGCTCCGGCGGCCCTGCGCGAATCCCTGCGGGGCGTGTTCGAGTGGCGGCTCCGCGACGGCAAGTTGGCCGACATTGACGAAGGCCTCATTGATCTCTCGGCGGTGGAAGTGGCCGACTTCGGCGACGTTGCCCTCAGTTATTACGACACCCAGAAGACGGTCGAAGAAAGCTATGCCCTGGTGCGGCAGGCATTGGATGCCGGATACATTCCGCTGGTGGTTGGCGGCGACCACGGCATCAGCTACCCGGCCATCAAAGCCCTTCATGACACGCGCTCGGGCCGCATCGGCCTCATCCAACTCGACGCGCACCGCGACCTGATGCACTTCTCAGATCGGCAGGGCCGCTTCTCAGGCAGCAGTGGCATGAGGCGTTCGCTGGAGTTGGAACGGCTGGCCGGGCCGAATCTGGTGCAGGTGGGTTTGCGCGGCTACACCACGGTTGAGCAGTTCGAGATGGGTGACGAGTTGGAAGTGCGGCGCATTAGCGCCACGCGGTTTGCGGCGATGGGGCCGAAGGCCGCCGCCGAGCAGGCCCTGGCCTGGGCGAGCGACGGGACCGAGGCCGTTTACCTGACGGTGGATATGGACGTGTTGAATTCAGGGGAAGCGCCGGGTGCCGGGTGGCCGGAACCGGGCGGGTTGACCGGCCAGCAGGTGATTGACTTCCTGCGAATCGTCGCCCCGCACTGCGCCGCGATGGACATTGCCGAACTCAACCCGCTCTACGACAGCCCGGCGCGGGCTACCGCCATTTTGGCGGCGCGATTGCTGTTGGATTTTATTACGGCGCGGGTGAGGGCCGCCGCGTGA
- the folP gene encoding dihydropteroate synthase, whose translation MPISPTFTFGSTTFEWGKQTYLMGIINVTPDSFSGDGLVKGDNWVATAVKQAVEQAEAGAHLIDVGGESTRPGSQSTLVEEELRRVIPVIREIAKAVSAPISIDTYKAEVARQAVEAGATMINDVWGFRMDSQMGRVAVETGAAVVLMHNRSKPKDAAQSAQLGGRYVGVEYDELLGDIKRELDESIELALKAGVKPERIIVDPGIGFGKTVEQNLELVDRLGELKALGYPILVGPSRKSFVGYTLNLPPDQRLEGTAAAVALSIDRGADIVRVHDVAQMIRVTKIADAITRRPSPAP comes from the coding sequence ATGCCAATCTCTCCAACTTTCACCTTCGGCTCCACCACCTTCGAGTGGGGCAAGCAAACTTACCTGATGGGCATCATCAACGTCACGCCCGACTCGTTTTCCGGCGACGGGCTGGTGAAAGGCGATAACTGGGTGGCGACGGCGGTGAAGCAAGCGGTTGAACAAGCAGAGGCGGGCGCCCATTTGATTGACGTGGGCGGCGAATCAACTCGCCCCGGCAGTCAATCGACTCTCGTCGAAGAAGAATTGCGGCGCGTCATTCCCGTCATCCGCGAAATCGCCAAAGCCGTGAGCGCGCCGATCTCAATTGACACCTACAAGGCCGAAGTGGCACGGCAGGCCGTCGAGGCCGGGGCGACGATGATTAACGACGTGTGGGGCTTCCGAATGGATTCGCAGATGGGACGTGTGGCCGTCGAAACCGGGGCTGCCGTCGTTCTGATGCACAACCGGAGCAAGCCAAAGGATGCGGCCCAATCGGCGCAGTTGGGCGGGCGTTACGTGGGCGTGGAATACGACGAACTGTTGGGCGACATCAAGCGCGAACTGGATGAGTCCATTGAACTGGCGCTCAAAGCCGGAGTCAAACCGGAGCGTATCATCGTTGACCCCGGCATCGGTTTTGGGAAGACAGTCGAACAGAATCTGGAGCTGGTGGATCGTTTGGGCGAACTCAAGGCGCTTGGCTATCCGATTCTCGTCGGCCCGTCACGCAAGTCATTTGTGGGCTACACCCTCAACCTGCCGCCTGACCAGCGCCTGGAAGGGACGGCGGCGGCAGTGGCCCTGAGCATTGATCGCGGCGCGGACATCGTGCGCGTGCATGATGTGGCCCAGATGATCCGTGTAACAAAAATCGCGGATGCGATCACGCGGCGGCCCTCACCCGCGCCGTAA